In one Corallococcus sp. EGB genomic region, the following are encoded:
- a CDS encoding FG-GAP-like repeat-containing protein, with amino-acid sequence MATPGGAKVITGPTARSTVVTGLANGTTYKFTVTPILADGTRQTSGASASVRTFDVPSSPSWSTYKPGDQQVELNWYAPSNGGLPIQGYTITASPGGQTYATSGTSFVVTGLTNGQPYTFTVLATNAVGNSQPSYSTSPLRPAALPSAPQNVTATAGIRSATVRWTAPVSNGGGAISGYLVTTQPGGVTQFAGASTTSTTISGLANGGTYTFSVAAQNSTGTGTAATSSAVTTPSLPSAPINLTGVFHQGNVELDWRPPASDGGAPVTYYKLTSTPAGAERTVPANLLVASISGLALETPYTFTVSALSGVGEGPSVSFGPLLTRPQPRAPTDVRVTSTVQGAVVLWNPATAPAGDPVTEYQVTASPGGGSVTVPAGTHIATVPGLVPGNTYRFQVKALNSAGQGRPSAPALHRHVPPLACEAPTFAPASGHFFNDVSSFVGAGDFTGDGLADAVVGNGSRLVVLASGPRRSLTRLAPSVSAGSIFRELPPAVADFDGDGKLDVAAILKEDSTTAGGFVVFPGTGTGTFQTPIATRLTVNVGFDCLLTGDFTSDGKLDVLAHTTDKRILLYRGAGNGSFSAPSAVATSAPSCPAVADFNGDGFLDYARVDYANNRVVQANGTGTGSFKVPVYAPCSYCYGDLAVGDFDHDGKRDDLAIVSPDTVRIYSSPAGTLALLTQYSIPAPTGGVYSYPVAVDLDADGLDDLFWTNSAGGRLNLLRGSTSTPPFAPLVTYGFSGEGAAPAVGDFDGDGRKDVVLADSYPDVRLFWGGSLTPESLRLEGKPAGLASADFNGDGAADLAVGVHEKNAIALSLSGNGARGAALLAPVFVPPTGSTATGGVQDIIAGDLDEDGQEDLAAITTVSGTTAAPQLVVFKRTAGGDFSPAERYGEGADPQELIKVDLNEDGRFDLVTLRSFSYSQLQLGVWLNVGGGRFAPRVDFNVAAAGPSSRLLAADLDRDGHMDLAVMRQGTPSITAGLVHVLWGRGDGTLTGPTTFTGEVNLWAMGRADLEGQGRVGLTLEQRALGFLTFDAARQPSLTPLTPLGARGGIRVLTDDFNGDGQVDLFSFSNHEAAIVLQQPAGAYAAGPRTAWGRAVQDALSADWNGDGLPDLALADDDAQSATLVMNVCLP; translated from the coding sequence CGAATGGAGGGCTCCCCATCCAGGGTTACACCATCACCGCTTCCCCGGGAGGGCAGACGTATGCCACCTCGGGGACGTCCTTCGTCGTCACCGGGCTCACCAATGGGCAGCCGTACACGTTCACGGTGCTGGCCACCAACGCGGTGGGCAATTCACAGCCTTCCTATTCAACGAGCCCCCTGAGGCCCGCGGCCCTTCCGAGCGCGCCCCAGAACGTGACGGCGACGGCGGGCATCCGTTCCGCGACGGTGCGGTGGACGGCCCCCGTGAGCAATGGCGGTGGCGCCATCTCCGGGTATCTCGTCACCACGCAGCCGGGCGGCGTTACCCAGTTCGCAGGTGCCTCCACGACCTCCACGACGATCTCAGGCCTTGCCAATGGCGGGACCTATACCTTCAGCGTGGCCGCCCAGAACTCGACGGGGACGGGGACCGCGGCGACGTCCAGCGCGGTCACGACCCCTTCCCTGCCCTCCGCGCCCATCAACCTCACGGGCGTCTTCCACCAGGGCAATGTTGAATTGGATTGGCGTCCGCCTGCTTCCGATGGCGGCGCTCCCGTGACCTACTACAAGCTGACGTCCACGCCCGCGGGCGCGGAACGCACGGTGCCCGCCAACCTCCTGGTCGCCTCCATCTCCGGGCTCGCGCTGGAGACGCCGTATACCTTCACCGTGAGCGCGCTGAGCGGCGTGGGTGAAGGCCCGTCGGTCTCGTTTGGCCCCCTCCTCACGCGCCCGCAACCCCGGGCTCCCACGGATGTCCGCGTCACCTCCACCGTGCAGGGCGCCGTCGTGCTCTGGAACCCGGCGACAGCACCCGCGGGGGACCCCGTCACGGAATACCAGGTCACCGCGTCGCCCGGTGGGGGCTCCGTCACCGTCCCGGCGGGCACGCACATCGCGACCGTTCCAGGCCTGGTGCCCGGCAATACCTATCGTTTTCAGGTGAAGGCTCTCAATTCCGCGGGACAAGGCCGGCCGTCCGCCCCCGCGCTCCACCGCCACGTCCCCCCGCTCGCCTGCGAGGCCCCCACCTTCGCGCCCGCCTCCGGACACTTCTTCAACGACGTGAGCAGCTTCGTGGGGGCCGGTGACTTCACGGGGGATGGGCTCGCGGACGCGGTCGTGGGCAATGGCTCCCGCCTCGTCGTGCTCGCCAGCGGGCCCCGACGCTCCCTGACGCGGCTTGCGCCGTCTGTCTCCGCGGGCTCGATCTTCCGGGAGCTGCCGCCCGCCGTGGCGGACTTCGACGGGGATGGGAAGTTGGACGTCGCGGCCATCCTGAAAGAAGACAGCACGACCGCGGGAGGCTTTGTCGTCTTCCCGGGTACGGGCACGGGGACCTTCCAGACGCCCATTGCCACGCGGCTGACCGTGAACGTCGGGTTCGACTGCCTTTTGACCGGAGACTTCACCTCCGATGGGAAGCTGGATGTGCTCGCGCACACCACCGACAAGCGGATCCTCCTCTACCGTGGCGCGGGCAATGGGAGCTTCTCCGCGCCCTCGGCGGTCGCCACTTCGGCGCCCTCCTGCCCGGCCGTCGCGGACTTCAATGGCGACGGGTTCCTGGACTACGCCCGGGTCGACTACGCCAACAACCGGGTCGTCCAGGCCAACGGCACCGGGACCGGCTCCTTCAAGGTCCCCGTGTATGCCCCCTGCTCCTATTGCTACGGAGACCTGGCGGTCGGTGACTTCGACCACGATGGCAAGCGGGACGACCTGGCCATCGTGTCGCCGGACACGGTGCGCATCTACAGCTCCCCCGCGGGCACGCTGGCCCTGCTGACGCAGTACTCCATTCCCGCGCCCACGGGGGGCGTCTATTCCTACCCCGTGGCCGTCGACCTGGATGCGGACGGCCTGGACGACCTCTTCTGGACGAACAGCGCGGGAGGACGGCTGAACCTGCTCAGGGGCAGCACGTCCACCCCGCCCTTCGCGCCCCTCGTGACCTATGGCTTCAGTGGCGAGGGCGCCGCTCCCGCCGTGGGCGATTTCGACGGGGATGGCCGGAAGGATGTCGTCCTCGCGGACAGCTACCCGGACGTCCGGCTTTTCTGGGGAGGCTCCCTGACGCCTGAAAGCCTGCGGCTGGAAGGCAAGCCCGCGGGGCTCGCCAGCGCGGACTTCAACGGCGACGGGGCCGCGGATCTGGCCGTGGGCGTCCATGAGAAGAATGCCATTGCCTTGTCACTGTCTGGCAATGGTGCGCGCGGGGCCGCGCTGCTGGCGCCGGTCTTCGTGCCGCCCACGGGGAGCACCGCCACCGGCGGCGTGCAGGACATCATCGCGGGGGACCTGGATGAGGATGGCCAGGAGGACCTGGCGGCGATCACCACGGTGTCGGGCACCACGGCGGCCCCCCAACTGGTCGTCTTCAAGCGCACGGCGGGCGGGGACTTCAGCCCGGCCGAGCGCTATGGCGAGGGAGCGGATCCGCAGGAACTGATCAAGGTGGACCTCAATGAGGACGGCCGGTTCGACCTCGTGACTCTGCGCTCGTTCTCATACAGCCAGCTTCAGCTGGGCGTCTGGCTCAACGTGGGCGGTGGGCGCTTCGCTCCGCGCGTGGATTTCAACGTCGCCGCCGCGGGCCCGTCTTCGAGGCTCCTCGCCGCGGACCTGGACCGGGATGGACACATGGACCTCGCGGTGATGCGCCAGGGAACGCCCAGCATCACGGCGGGCCTGGTCCATGTGCTCTGGGGCCGGGGCGACGGCACGCTCACCGGCCCCACGACGTTCACCGGAGAGGTGAACCTCTGGGCCATGGGCCGCGCGGACCTGGAGGGCCAGGGGCGCGTCGGCCTCACGCTGGAGCAGCGCGCGCTGGGGTTCCTCACCTTCGATGCCGCCCGCCAGCCCAGCCTGACGCCGCTGACCCCGCTGGGGGCACGGGGAGGCATCCGCGTCCTCACCGATGACTTCAACGGCGACGGCCAGGTGGACCTCTTCTCGTTCAGCAACCACGAGGCCGCCATCGTGCTCCAGCAGCCCGCCGGAGCCTACGCGGCCGGTCCCAGGACGGCATGGGGAAGGGCCGTCCAGGACGCGTTGAGCGCGGACTGGAACGGGGACGGCCTGCCGGACCTGGCGCTCGCGGATGACGACGCCCAGAGCGCGACCCTGGTGATGAACGTCTGTCTGCCCTGA
- a CDS encoding RidA family protein: MTSAKHQPIVAPGLPKPVGPYSPGMQLDRLLFISGQAAKDPATGVQAEGIEAQTEQVLRNLERILVAGGSSLQHVLRCGVFLVDMQEFPRMNAVYERVFAGHRPARTTVQVSALPDAGLRVEIDCIAYVP; this comes from the coding sequence ATGACGTCAGCGAAGCATCAGCCCATCGTCGCGCCTGGACTGCCCAAGCCCGTGGGCCCGTATTCTCCCGGCATGCAGTTGGACCGGCTGCTCTTCATCTCCGGACAGGCGGCCAAGGACCCCGCCACCGGTGTGCAGGCCGAAGGAATCGAAGCGCAGACGGAGCAGGTGCTGCGCAACCTGGAGCGCATCCTCGTGGCCGGCGGCTCCAGCCTCCAGCACGTCCTGCGCTGCGGCGTCTTCCTGGTGGACATGCAGGAGTTCCCCCGGATGAACGCCGTCTACGAGCGCGTCTTCGCCGGTCACCGGCCCGCGCGCACCACCGTGCAGGTGTCCGCGCTTCCAGACGCGGGCCTGCGCGTGGAGATTGACTGCATCGCCTACGTGCCTTGA